TGATAACATCAACGGTTACTTCATCTCCGTCTAAAGCGGTATTCAGGTTTTTCTGCCTTACAAGTACATCTTTTTCCTGCCCCTCGACGATGACGAAGGCCATGCCGGAACGGGTGATTTCTATTGTTCCCTTGTAGGTTTTCTTTTGGCTGCTACTGCCTTTTTCTCTGCTGTGAGCGCCTTTTTCTTTTTGAGGTTTTTTCTTTTTAGTCATTCTCGTAACATTTAATCATGGTTACTTCCAAACCGTTCCACGTAATCAAAAATATAATTATTAAATGAATCTCCTTCCCCAAACAGGAAAGATATTTCCACCGGCATAACGGCGATGGTTATGTTTCGCTCCCGGAGTTGCGGGGCCAGGAGCTGTAGCCTTACGGCATCTTTTTCTGTGGTGATCACCATTTTATTCTCCCCGGGCAGGTTCCCGAGTTCACGTTGTATCTTATCAAGGTCGTGCACCCCATAGTAATAATGATCGGGAAAAGGCAGCAGGAAGACCTCCCGGTGGCTGCTTTTCAAGTGCTGCAGGAGTGGTTCAGGACGGGCGATACCTGCTACCAGCAACAGCGTTGTATCGGCCGGTATGGTAGTGGGTGCACCGCTGAACAGGTCGTACAGCTGACCATATTGCAAGGTGGTAAAATATACATGTTGCCCAGGCAATGGATTGATTTCCTGCCAGATAGCGTTTTTTTCAGTTTCAGAAAGGTGGGGCGGACATTTGGATACGATGATACAATTGGCCCTTTCGTATCCTTTGCGTCCTTCCCGGAGGCGGCCAAAGGGTACCACATGATCTTTGGTAAACCGGCGGCTGTAGTCGGTGATCATGATGTTCATACCTGGTTTTACAGAGCGGTGCTGGAAGGCATCGTCCAGGAGGATCACCTGAGTTTCAGGGCGCTCTCCGAGCAGTTGGGGAATGGCGAGCATTCTCTCTTCGCCCACGCAAACGCTGATGTCCGGGTACTTTTGGTGAAACTGCATAGGTTCATCACCCAGCTGTGAGGCGGTGCTGTTTTCATCTGCCAGCAGGTAGCCCCTGGTACGGCGGTTGTAACCTCGGCTCAGGGTGGCGGTGTGTACGCGGTCTTTGAGCAGGCGGATGAGATGTTCGACATGGGGAGTCTTGCCGGTGCCTCCTACAGAAAGGTTGCCCACTGCTATCACGGGCAGGTCGAATTCCACAGCATTGAGTACTTTATTGTCGTACATCCTGTTGCGGGTCCACATTACCAAACCGTACAAAAGTGAGAAAGGATATAATAAGATCTTAAGATATTGAAGCATGCATCAGCTTTTTGTGAAATGATAAGTCGTATTGGGTGTGACCACGATATGCAGTGGAACATCCCAGGCGCCGATGTCGGCGATGCCGGTTACCGGGTCGAACAATGACAGTCCGATGGTGGTAACGTCCGGGCGGCATTGTTCCAGGAAGCGGTCGTACATCCCTTTTCCATAACCTACGCGGTGGCCGGCGGTATCGAATGCCAGCAGTGGTACAAATACCATGTCCAGCTCAGATGGCGCAATGAGCGTACCTGACGTGGGTTCGGGAATGCCGTAGTTGTTCTTTTCCAGTACGGTGTTTTGATCCCAAAGGTAATGCAACATGGTGCTATCAGCCATATTGGAACGGGAAATTACCCATTGGAGGTCCGGAAAATGGATCCGGGTATAGTCTACAAGGGCAAGTGTATCCACTTCCTTTTTTTCCCTGATAGGTAGAAAAATGTGTGCCAGCTTGTAAGGGCTGAAATCCAGTAGCCTGCATTGTGCGAGCAACTGCCCATTGAGCGTGGTAATCTGGTCGGAGGGAGTATTCATTCTTTTTTCAAGAAACTCCCGGCGTATATCCTTTTTTGTTAACAATATGATACGCTGAGTTATTTTAACTGTAAAGATAGCTTTTCTGCCTGTTCCTTTACAAAAGCCTTGTCAATATGGCTGGTTTGAGGAATTCTGCCCAGTTTGGGGAACCCGGACCAGGAGACAACTTCGTCTTCATTAGTATGTGTTTCGCCGCTGAAGATCCAGCCCAGAACGGGGATCTGAGCCTGCTGGAGGACTTTTGCGGTGAGCAAAGAATGGTTGATGGAGCCGAGGTAGTTGCCTGCTACAATAATGACTTTGGCTTTGAGTTGTTGGATCAGGTCGATGGTAAAGGTGGTTTCGGTGATAGGTACCATGAGGCCGCCGGCGCCTTCGATAATGAGGGGGCGGTTGGCCGGTTGGTAAGTCTCAGCTATTTCTATTATTCTTTTTACATTAATGGTTACGTTTTCGAGCCTTGCAGCAAGGTGCGGGGAGGCTGGTTCCTGGAGGCGATAGGCCTCTTTATGGCATCTTGAAACTGGATTTGTGAGTAGATTTTTTATGGTATCAGTATCGGTACCTTCTGTCAGACCGGTTTGGACAGGTTTCCAGTAATCGGCCTGGAGAGACTCGGTGATGCAGGCGGAGGTGATGGTTTTGCCTACGCCCGTGCCAATGCCGGTGATGAAGATGCGGTTTGTCATAATTGTGCAAAGATATTGTATATTAATTATATAGTGGATATTGAGTGATTTGGGGCAAATCATTCATTTACCTTATTTTCGCTCCGATCAATTCAATATAGATATGAAGTTTTGTAACAGCATCCTTGAAACCATAGGAAACACCCCATTGGTAAAACTCCACCGCGTTACCGCAGGCCTTCCCTGCCCTGTCTTTGCCAAAGTAGAATTTTTTAACCCTGGTAACTCTATCAAAGACCGTATGGCAATCAAAATGGTAGAAGTCGCAGAAAAACAAGGTTTACTAAAACCAGGCGGCACCATCATAGAAGGCACCTCCGGCAACACAGGTATGGGGCTTGCGCTGGCCGCTGTGATCAAGGGTTACAAATGTATATTTACCACCACCGATAAACAGTCCAAAGAAAAAGTAGACATCCTCAAAGCCGTAGGCGCCGAGGTGATCGTATGCCCTACAAACGTAGAGCCTGAAGATCCCCGCTCCTACTACTCCGTATCCAAACGCCTGGCTACTGAGGTGCCGAACAGTTTCTATGTAAACCAATATGATAACCTTGCCAATCGTGATGCACACTACGAACAAACGGGTCCTGAAATATGGGAACAGACAGATGGAAAGGTGACGCACCTGGTTGTGGCCACGGGTACTGGCGGTACCATTACCGGTACGGGCAAGTTCCTGAAAGAAAAGAATCCGGATATAAAAGTTTGGGCCATAGACAGCTACGGCTCCCTGCTGAAGAAATACTTTGAAACAGGTGAACTGGATATGTCGGAAGTTTATCCTTACATCACAGAAGGTATCGGCGAAGACTTTGTACCGCAGAACTACGACATGAATGTGATTGATGCTTTTACAAAAGTAACGGACAAAGACGGCGCGGTGATGGCCAGACGTATTACCAAAGAAGAAGGCATCTTTGTGGGTTACTCCGCCGGTTCTGCGATTGCAGGGCTATTACAACTGAAAGCGTCGTTGAAACCAACGGATGTAGTGGTAGTGATCTTCCATGATTCCGGTAGCCGCTATGTAGGTAAAGTGTACAATGATCAGTGGATGATGGAAAGAGGTTTCCTCGATGTGAAGACTGTGAAAGATGTGGTGAATGGTCGCCGCAACCAGCCATTGGTGACGATAGAGCAGGAAGAGAAAGTGAGTGAGGCGATCAATAAAATGAAGAAATATGATATCGAACATATCCCGGTTTTACATCAGCAGGAAATAGTAGGCTCTATATCTGAAAATGGGCTTTTCAACAGGCTGATTGATGATGTGAACCTGAAAGATGCGCAGATCAAACAGGTGATGCAGGCAGCATTTCCGGAGGTAAAAATGGATACGCCGATAGAGAAATTGTCCTCTTATATCAATAAAGAAAATGGTGCGGTGCTGACACGCGATGAAAGTGGAAAGGCACACATCATTACCAAATACGATATTATTCAGGCACTTGGCAACTAAGTTTTAAATAGCGGAAA
This Chitinophaga sancti DNA region includes the following protein-coding sequences:
- the lpxK gene encoding tetraacyldisaccharide 4'-kinase, whose translation is MLQYLKILLYPFSLLYGLVMWTRNRMYDNKVLNAVEFDLPVIAVGNLSVGGTGKTPHVEHLIRLLKDRVHTATLSRGYNRRTRGYLLADENSTASQLGDEPMQFHQKYPDISVCVGEERMLAIPQLLGERPETQVILLDDAFQHRSVKPGMNIMITDYSRRFTKDHVVPFGRLREGRKGYERANCIIVSKCPPHLSETEKNAIWQEINPLPGQHVYFTTLQYGQLYDLFSGAPTTIPADTTLLLVAGIARPEPLLQHLKSSHREVFLLPFPDHYYYGVHDLDKIQRELGNLPGENKMVITTEKDAVRLQLLAPQLRERNITIAVMPVEISFLFGEGDSFNNYIFDYVERFGSNHD
- a CDS encoding 5-formyltetrahydrofolate cyclo-ligase; the protein is MNTPSDQITTLNGQLLAQCRLLDFSPYKLAHIFLPIREKKEVDTLALVDYTRIHFPDLQWVISRSNMADSTMLHYLWDQNTVLEKNNYGIPEPTSGTLIAPSELDMVFVPLLAFDTAGHRVGYGKGMYDRFLEQCRPDVTTIGLSLFDPVTGIADIGAWDVPLHIVVTPNTTYHFTKS
- the bioD gene encoding dethiobiotin synthase; the encoded protein is MTNRIFITGIGTGVGKTITSACITESLQADYWKPVQTGLTEGTDTDTIKNLLTNPVSRCHKEAYRLQEPASPHLAARLENVTINVKRIIEIAETYQPANRPLIIEGAGGLMVPITETTFTIDLIQQLKAKVIIVAGNYLGSINHSLLTAKVLQQAQIPVLGWIFSGETHTNEDEVVSWSGFPKLGRIPQTSHIDKAFVKEQAEKLSLQLK
- a CDS encoding pyridoxal-phosphate dependent enzyme, with protein sequence MKFCNSILETIGNTPLVKLHRVTAGLPCPVFAKVEFFNPGNSIKDRMAIKMVEVAEKQGLLKPGGTIIEGTSGNTGMGLALAAVIKGYKCIFTTTDKQSKEKVDILKAVGAEVIVCPTNVEPEDPRSYYSVSKRLATEVPNSFYVNQYDNLANRDAHYEQTGPEIWEQTDGKVTHLVVATGTGGTITGTGKFLKEKNPDIKVWAIDSYGSLLKKYFETGELDMSEVYPYITEGIGEDFVPQNYDMNVIDAFTKVTDKDGAVMARRITKEEGIFVGYSAGSAIAGLLQLKASLKPTDVVVVIFHDSGSRYVGKVYNDQWMMERGFLDVKTVKDVVNGRRNQPLVTIEQEEKVSEAINKMKKYDIEHIPVLHQQEIVGSISENGLFNRLIDDVNLKDAQIKQVMQAAFPEVKMDTPIEKLSSYINKENGAVLTRDESGKAHIITKYDIIQALGN